One genomic segment of Vibrio quintilis includes these proteins:
- a CDS encoding L-serine ammonia-lyase, translating to MISVFDIFKIGIGPSSSHTMGPMKAGHLFVETLHQKALLEQVTRITVDVYGSLSLTGKGHQTDIAIILGLSGYTPENVDIDHIPGIIRDAEQHECLQIATHNNHRVEFSHDAGITFHTSYLPAHENGMTIHAWQGEQKLLSETYYSVGGGFVVDEKHLGQPAESAHNVPFPYTSASELVEFCRDAGLSISTLVMENESACRPRQEVADYLLKIWHTMKDCMERGMKTEGILPGPLRVPRRSAALHQQLITSEKHSNDPMAVIDWVNMFAFAINEENAAGGRVVTAPTNGACGLIPAVFAYYNKFIQPVTEQDCIRYLSTCCAIGGLYKRNASISGAEVGCQGEIGVACSMAAAGLAELFGASPEQVCMAAEIAMEHNLGLTCDPVAGQVQVPCIERNGIAAVKAINATRMALRRASAPRVSLDKVIETMLETGKDMNAKYRETSQGGLAIKVIC from the coding sequence ATGATCAGCGTTTTTGATATTTTTAAGATAGGCATCGGGCCTTCCAGCTCTCATACCATGGGGCCAATGAAGGCAGGTCATCTGTTTGTTGAAACACTTCATCAAAAAGCTCTTTTAGAACAAGTCACCAGAATCACCGTTGATGTGTATGGGTCGCTGTCTTTAACCGGCAAAGGCCATCAGACTGATATTGCCATTATTCTGGGATTAAGTGGTTATACGCCTGAAAATGTGGATATTGACCACATTCCCGGGATAATCCGTGATGCCGAACAACATGAATGTCTGCAAATCGCAACCCATAACAACCATCGGGTTGAGTTTTCTCATGATGCCGGCATTACATTTCACACCTCCTATCTGCCTGCGCATGAAAATGGCATGACAATTCATGCATGGCAGGGAGAACAAAAGCTTCTTTCAGAAACTTATTACTCTGTTGGCGGCGGATTTGTTGTCGATGAAAAACATCTGGGTCAGCCCGCGGAATCGGCGCACAATGTCCCCTTTCCCTACACCAGTGCTTCCGAATTAGTTGAATTCTGTCGTGACGCAGGTTTATCCATCAGCACACTGGTGATGGAAAATGAATCGGCCTGCCGTCCCCGTCAGGAAGTCGCGGATTACCTGCTGAAAATCTGGCATACCATGAAAGATTGTATGGAGCGCGGCATGAAAACGGAAGGTATTTTACCTGGTCCCCTCAGAGTTCCGCGTCGTTCGGCAGCGTTACACCAACAACTCATCACTTCTGAAAAACATTCGAATGATCCGATGGCGGTGATTGACTGGGTCAACATGTTTGCTTTTGCGATTAATGAAGAAAATGCTGCCGGCGGAAGAGTGGTCACAGCCCCAACCAATGGCGCATGTGGCCTGATTCCAGCGGTATTTGCATATTACAATAAATTTATTCAGCCAGTGACAGAGCAGGATTGTATTCGTTATCTGTCAACATGCTGTGCCATCGGCGGACTGTATAAGAGAAATGCTTCAATTTCCGGTGCCGAAGTTGGCTGTCAGGGAGAAATCGGCGTCGCCTGTTCTATGGCTGCCGCAGGTCTTGCCGAATTATTTGGCGCCAGTCCGGAACAAGTCTGTATGGCAGCTGAAATTGCAATGGAACATAATCTCGGCCTGACCTGCGATCCGGTTGCCGGACAGGTTCAGGTTCCGTGTATCGAGCGCAACGGGATTGCCGCAGTAAAGGCAATCAATGCGACCCGTATGGCATTGCGCCGGGCATCAGCGCCAAGAGTTTCTCTGGATAAAGTGATAGAGACAATGCTGGAAACCGGAAAAGATATGAATGCAAAATACCGGGAAACATCTCAGGGGGGACTGGCAATCAAAGTTATCTGCTGA
- a CDS encoding CoA pyrophosphatase, producing the protein MKITRTTVLQYFQLHNPDRCVDHETRPFHFQDFRKAAVLIGLVERRSGLHVIFTRRPMHLKHHPGQICFPGGKYESQDHSLYQTAIREAREEIGIQQQHIELIGHLPELRTVSCFAVTPVIAFISPRYTPVPQQEEVEEIFEIPASYVLNPRHLHCSDFTLREKHHRVVALNYRQYFIWGATAKMIEQLQRHLFPGNQLNFNSANKRPCKLPVDKITNKHFNQSMSYPFFRENNPLISSG; encoded by the coding sequence ATGAAAATCACCCGTACAACAGTTTTGCAATATTTTCAGCTCCACAACCCGGACAGGTGTGTTGATCATGAGACACGCCCTTTTCATTTTCAGGATTTCCGTAAAGCAGCCGTGTTAATCGGACTGGTTGAACGCCGGTCCGGGTTACATGTGATTTTCACCCGTCGACCGATGCACCTGAAACATCACCCCGGACAAATCTGTTTCCCCGGCGGGAAATATGAATCTCAGGATCACTCTCTTTATCAAACAGCTATCCGTGAAGCCAGAGAAGAAATCGGGATTCAACAGCAGCATATCGAGCTGATAGGCCATTTGCCTGAACTCCGCACTGTCAGCTGTTTTGCTGTCACACCCGTGATCGCCTTCATTTCTCCGCGATATACGCCGGTTCCCCAGCAGGAAGAAGTTGAAGAAATCTTTGAAATTCCTGCCAGCTATGTGCTGAACCCCCGCCACCTGCACTGTTCAGATTTTACCTTAAGAGAAAAACATCACCGGGTTGTGGCATTAAATTACCGCCAATATTTTATCTGGGGTGCAACGGCTAAAATGATTGAACAGTTACAGCGGCACCTGTTCCCCGGCAATCAACTGAATTTTAACTCAGCCAACAAAAGACCCTGCAAGTTACCGGTTGATAAAATCACGAATAAGCACTTTAATCAGAGTATGAGTTATCCATTTTTCCGGGAGAATAACCCTCTGATTTCATCTGGTTAG
- the pabB gene encoding aminodeoxychorismate synthase component I encodes MSQIKEMNYTQNKEVEYRSTNYSRNLASEIFSRIERLPWSMLLKSSSDAHCDSRFDILVANPVATLVTRDQITTIREMTGEKSCGNPGQKDPVKYISYQSDQDPFSLLDEIQKKWTPAIQSERPYLPFTGGALGYFAYDLGRRIEKLPETADHDIPLPEMAVGIYTWALIVDHQEKQAWWTGQDTQAAEAWILAQQPSPDAPFQLKSCWQSNMTRALYQNKFEAIQAYLQAGDCYQINLTQRFQAEYRGSEWQAFNLLDQSNEAPFSAFLRLDEGAILSLSPERFLQLKNRHIETKPIKGTIPRAEIPADDRLQAETLRQSPKDQAENLMIVDLLRNDIGRVALPGSVCVPKLFDIETFPYVHHLVSTIHAKLDQKYSASDLIRACFPGGSITGAPKVRAMEIIEELEPHRRNAYCGSIGYISRNGQMDTSITIRTLIATGQQLYVWAGGGIVADSQWKNEYQETLDKLSRILPVLRPQGTE; translated from the coding sequence TTGTCACAAATTAAAGAAATGAATTACACGCAGAACAAAGAAGTTGAATACCGCTCAACAAATTACTCCCGGAACCTTGCCAGTGAAATTTTTTCCCGGATAGAAAGGCTTCCGTGGTCCATGCTTTTAAAGTCATCCTCTGATGCTCACTGCGACAGCCGCTTTGATATTTTAGTCGCGAATCCGGTCGCAACCCTGGTAACACGGGATCAGATCACGACGATTCGTGAGATGACCGGTGAGAAGAGCTGCGGGAATCCCGGTCAGAAAGATCCCGTCAAATACATCAGCTATCAATCCGATCAGGATCCATTCTCGTTACTTGATGAAATACAGAAAAAATGGACACCAGCCATCCAGTCTGAAAGACCGTACCTGCCCTTTACCGGCGGAGCGTTAGGATATTTTGCCTATGATCTGGGCCGCCGGATTGAAAAACTGCCTGAAACCGCTGACCATGATATTCCTCTGCCTGAAATGGCTGTCGGGATTTACACCTGGGCACTGATTGTCGATCATCAGGAAAAACAAGCCTGGTGGACGGGGCAAGACACCCAGGCAGCTGAGGCATGGATTCTGGCGCAACAACCTTCGCCTGACGCACCTTTTCAACTGAAATCATGCTGGCAGTCAAATATGACCAGAGCGTTATATCAGAACAAATTTGAGGCAATTCAGGCATATCTTCAGGCCGGAGACTGTTATCAAATTAATCTGACCCAACGTTTTCAGGCTGAATATCGCGGGAGTGAGTGGCAGGCTTTCAACCTGCTGGATCAGTCGAATGAAGCACCGTTTTCTGCTTTCCTGCGGCTAGACGAAGGCGCCATTCTGAGCTTATCCCCGGAACGCTTTCTGCAGTTAAAAAACAGACACATAGAAACGAAACCTATCAAGGGAACCATTCCCCGCGCTGAGATACCTGCCGACGATCGCCTTCAGGCTGAAACCCTGCGTCAGTCACCAAAAGATCAGGCTGAAAATCTCATGATTGTCGATCTGCTGCGCAATGATATCGGCCGGGTCGCTTTGCCCGGTTCAGTCTGCGTACCGAAATTATTCGATATCGAAACCTTCCCTTATGTTCATCATTTAGTCAGCACAATTCATGCTAAACTAGATCAAAAATATTCAGCATCTGACTTGATACGTGCCTGTTTTCCGGGCGGTTCTATCACCGGTGCACCGAAAGTCAGAGCGATGGAAATTATTGAAGAACTGGAACCACACCGCAGAAATGCTTATTGCGGCAGTATTGGGTATATCAGCCGCAACGGACAGATGGATACCAGTATCACGATCCGGACTTTAATCGCGACCGGGCAGCAGCTCTATGTCTGGGCTGGCGGTGGGATTGTTGCCGATAGTCAGTGGAAAAATGAATATCAGGAAACGCTCGATAAACTCAGCCGGATTTTGCCCGTACTCAGGCCGCAAGGGACAGAATAA
- a CDS encoding fumarate hydratase, with the protein MTLIRKEDLISSVADALQYISYYHPLDFVQALEKAYHREESQAAKDAIAQILINSRMSAEGHRPICQDTGIVTCFVYIGMDVRWETDQTVQEMIDEGVRRAYTNPDNPLRASVLVDPAGKRVNTKDNTPAVVHISMVPGDKVEIQIAAKGGGSENKTKMAMLNPSDDIAEWVEKTVPLLGAGWCPPGMLGIGIGGTAEKAAVLAKESLMEHIDIQELIDRGPENAEEELRLDIFNRVNKLGIGAQGLGGLTTVVDVKIKSAPTHAASKPVCLIPNCAATRHIHFTLDGNGPAEFTPPKLEDWPDITWEAGSNTRRVNLDTVTKEEVRTWKTGETVLLSGKILTGRDAAHKRIQSMLENGEGLPEGVDLKDKFIYYVGPVDAVRDEVVGPAGPTTSTRMDKFTDIMLDEVGIMGMIGKAERGSATVESIKNHKAVYLMAVGGAAYLVAKAIKKARVVAFEELGMEAIYEFEVEDMPVTVAVDSGGANAHQIGPDLWRVKIAEAEK; encoded by the coding sequence ATGACGTTAATTCGCAAAGAAGATTTAATCAGCAGTGTCGCTGATGCGCTTCAGTATATTTCTTACTATCATCCCCTTGATTTTGTTCAGGCTCTGGAAAAGGCGTACCACCGTGAGGAGAGTCAGGCCGCTAAAGATGCGATTGCGCAGATTTTGATTAATTCCCGTATGTCAGCAGAAGGCCACCGGCCGATCTGTCAGGATACCGGAATTGTGACCTGTTTCGTCTATATCGGGATGGACGTCCGGTGGGAGACTGATCAAACCGTTCAGGAAATGATAGATGAAGGCGTTCGCCGTGCTTATACCAATCCGGATAATCCTTTGCGGGCTTCCGTATTAGTTGACCCGGCAGGAAAGCGGGTGAACACCAAAGACAATACGCCAGCGGTTGTCCACATCAGTATGGTTCCCGGAGATAAAGTCGAAATTCAGATTGCCGCAAAAGGTGGTGGTTCAGAAAATAAAACCAAGATGGCAATGCTCAACCCATCTGACGATATTGCTGAATGGGTCGAAAAAACCGTCCCGTTACTCGGTGCTGGCTGGTGTCCGCCGGGAATGCTGGGTATCGGCATTGGGGGAACAGCAGAAAAAGCTGCAGTGTTGGCTAAAGAATCACTTATGGAGCACATCGATATTCAGGAATTGATTGATCGTGGTCCGGAAAATGCTGAAGAAGAGCTCCGGCTGGATATTTTCAACCGGGTAAATAAGCTTGGCATTGGTGCGCAGGGATTGGGTGGTTTAACCACGGTTGTGGATGTGAAAATAAAATCAGCGCCAACTCATGCAGCATCGAAGCCTGTTTGTTTGATTCCGAACTGTGCTGCAACGCGCCATATCCATTTTACGCTGGACGGAAACGGGCCTGCTGAGTTTACACCGCCAAAACTGGAAGACTGGCCGGATATTACCTGGGAAGCCGGAAGCAATACCCGCCGGGTGAATCTGGATACGGTTACGAAAGAAGAAGTCCGTACCTGGAAAACGGGTGAAACAGTATTACTGTCCGGTAAAATTCTGACGGGCCGGGATGCGGCTCATAAAAGAATCCAATCGATGCTTGAAAATGGTGAAGGCTTGCCGGAAGGTGTTGACCTGAAAGATAAATTTATCTATTACGTGGGGCCGGTGGATGCCGTGCGGGATGAAGTAGTTGGTCCGGCAGGCCCGACAACATCGACCCGGATGGATAAGTTTACCGATATAATGCTCGATGAAGTGGGTATTATGGGGATGATTGGTAAAGCAGAACGTGGTTCGGCAACGGTTGAATCAATCAAAAATCATAAAGCTGTTTACCTGATGGCCGTCGGTGGCGCTGCTTATCTGGTCGCCAAAGCAATCAAGAAAGCAAGAGTGGTTGCTTTTGAAGAACTGGGGATGGAAGCGATTTATGAATTTGAAGTCGAAGATATGCCGGTGACTGTTGCAGTTGATTCCGGTGGTGCCAATGCGCATCAGATTGGTCCGGATCTGTGGCGGGTAAAAATTGCTGAAGCAGAAAAGTAG
- a CDS encoding YcjX family GTP-binding protein: MKSLKQEVSELIYRGFDTNIKIAVTGLSRAGKTAFITSLINQIQHLSTHDNLPFLVSAQERRIIGTKRVPQKNIMVSRFDYDRAMSFLHAEQTQWPEPTKDVSETRLAIKYKPVKRSKRLLGKSLTLYLDIIDYPGEWLLDLPLLELNFRQWSEQQVSLMKGKRAGFAKSWLEACKTLDLTREADEQQLASLSSVYTQYLHDCKAGGLHWVQPGRFVLPGELAGAPVLQFFPVAGEVPQSDKKASSRHAPTNYDLLSARFEEYKSKVVQRFYKEYFATFDRQVVLVDCLTPLNRGHDSFVDMQQALIQIMQSFRYGRNGILTRLFSPKIDKVLFCATKADHVTPEQHVNLVNLLDQMIYPVWQQVAYEEVEMRGMSLASIQATQAGYIQESDQQYPAIQGDTLAGEFVTLFPGEVPAKLPVADYWQSNQFDFVQFKPQQSIHGEPLPHLRMDSALEYLIGDKLR; encoded by the coding sequence ATGAAGTCATTAAAGCAGGAAGTATCAGAGCTGATTTATCGTGGTTTTGATACCAATATCAAAATTGCGGTGACCGGACTATCCCGGGCCGGAAAGACTGCTTTTATTACTTCTCTGATTAATCAGATCCAGCATCTGTCCACCCATGATAATTTACCATTTCTGGTTTCAGCGCAGGAGCGCAGAATTATCGGGACCAAGCGTGTGCCGCAAAAAAATATTATGGTTTCCCGCTTTGATTATGACCGGGCGATGTCTTTTCTTCATGCGGAACAAACGCAATGGCCTGAACCAACCAAAGATGTCAGTGAGACCCGGCTTGCCATCAAATATAAACCCGTCAAAAGAAGTAAGCGGCTGTTGGGTAAGTCTCTGACGCTGTATCTTGATATTATTGACTATCCGGGGGAATGGCTTCTGGATCTACCTCTGCTGGAGCTGAATTTCAGACAGTGGTCAGAGCAACAGGTGAGCCTGATGAAAGGCAAAAGAGCCGGTTTTGCCAAATCATGGCTTGAGGCCTGCAAGACACTGGACTTGACCCGGGAAGCAGATGAGCAGCAACTGGCGTCTTTATCCTCGGTTTACACCCAATATCTGCATGACTGTAAAGCCGGCGGGTTGCACTGGGTTCAGCCAGGTCGCTTCGTGTTACCCGGAGAACTGGCAGGCGCACCGGTATTACAATTTTTCCCGGTTGCCGGCGAAGTGCCACAAAGTGATAAAAAGGCATCTTCCCGCCATGCGCCGACGAATTACGATCTCCTGAGTGCCCGCTTTGAAGAATACAAGTCAAAAGTTGTCCAGCGCTTTTATAAAGAGTACTTTGCGACATTTGATCGTCAGGTGGTGCTGGTAGACTGTTTGACGCCTCTCAACCGGGGACACGATTCGTTTGTCGACATGCAGCAGGCTCTAATTCAGATTATGCAGAGTTTCCGCTATGGCAGAAACGGCATCCTGACCCGGCTGTTTTCGCCTAAAATTGATAAAGTTTTATTTTGTGCGACCAAAGCCGATCATGTGACACCTGAGCAGCATGTGAATCTGGTGAATTTGCTTGATCAGATGATTTACCCCGTGTGGCAGCAAGTGGCGTATGAAGAAGTTGAGATGAGAGGCATGAGCCTTGCGTCGATACAGGCGACTCAGGCCGGGTATATTCAAGAATCCGATCAGCAGTATCCGGCCATCCAGGGAGATACTCTCGCCGGGGAGTTCGTGACTCTGTTTCCCGGAGAAGTGCCTGCAAAACTGCCGGTTGCCGACTACTGGCAATCAAACCAGTTTGATTTTGTTCAGTTTAAGCCTCAGCAGTCAATTCACGGAGAGCCTTTACCGCATCTCCGGATGGATAGTGCGCTGGAATATTTAATCGGAGATAAATTACGATGA
- a CDS encoding YcjF family protein, which produces MSQYKSKHIFKQTLDQNEPVPEELTATQQFRDQDKFVPAATQNTEAEMHPSDIEIEPLIRPSAKKRWFMPSVLTAFVGLAGWQTVDAGIHAYLAGDWLSIGWFSFLGVIAGAGAGKLIGEWRTLRRLRKHFSHQTKAEGLIQTNSVGQAKPFCEQLIKDAGMAENHPDVLKWRNQLNHAFNDAEVFDLYDLYILKSVDEQAIRLISRSASESAVLVAVSPLAIADMLLVAWRNLTMLNQLSDLYGVKLGYWSRIRLLRSMFVNMAAAGASEMVLDISTDLLSAGVAAKLSARAGQGMGIGILTARLGLQAMTLLRPLPWVPERKVRLTAIRQVILSKVKVLLTKSSD; this is translated from the coding sequence ATGAGCCAGTATAAATCGAAGCATATATTCAAACAGACACTTGATCAAAATGAACCTGTCCCGGAAGAGCTTACCGCAACACAGCAATTTCGTGATCAGGATAAATTTGTTCCGGCAGCGACACAGAATACAGAAGCGGAGATGCACCCTTCTGATATAGAAATTGAGCCGCTGATCCGCCCTTCAGCTAAAAAACGCTGGTTCATGCCTTCCGTGCTGACAGCTTTTGTCGGGCTGGCCGGATGGCAGACTGTTGATGCTGGTATTCATGCTTACCTTGCTGGTGACTGGTTGTCGATTGGCTGGTTTTCATTTTTAGGTGTTATCGCCGGAGCCGGTGCCGGAAAACTGATTGGAGAATGGCGGACATTACGTCGTTTGCGGAAACATTTTTCACACCAGACTAAAGCCGAAGGATTAATTCAGACTAACAGTGTCGGCCAGGCAAAACCATTTTGTGAACAGTTGATCAAAGATGCCGGGATGGCTGAGAATCATCCGGATGTACTGAAATGGCGCAACCAGCTCAATCATGCTTTTAATGATGCAGAAGTCTTTGATTTATATGACCTGTATATTCTTAAATCTGTTGATGAACAGGCCATCCGCCTGATATCACGTTCGGCTTCTGAGTCTGCGGTTCTTGTTGCTGTCAGCCCGCTCGCAATTGCTGATATGTTGTTAGTGGCGTGGCGAAACCTGACGATGCTGAATCAGCTTTCAGATTTGTATGGTGTCAAGCTGGGATATTGGTCTCGGATCAGACTACTGAGAAGCATGTTTGTTAATATGGCAGCTGCCGGTGCCAGTGAAATGGTGCTTGATATCAGTACTGATTTATTATCTGCCGGTGTCGCAGCAAAACTCTCAGCCCGTGCAGGTCAGGGAATGGGAATCGGCATATTGACTGCACGTCTCGGGCTACAGGCGATGACCTTACTTCGCCCTTTACCCTGGGTTCCTGAGCGAAAGGTCAGATTAACGGCAATTCGTCAGGTGATTCTGTCAAAAGTGAAAGTTCTGCTTACAAAGTCATCAGACTAA
- the tyrR gene encoding transcriptional regulator TyrR gives MRLEVFCEDRLGLTRELLDILASRKIDLRGIEIDVSGIIYLNCPDIDFATFSELMAQIRMISGVKDVRKVQFMPIERHNTELISLLNNLPDAVLSIDMKGTIDMANYAALSLFAKQKDEVIGIPITGLIQSFNFSRWLEGNKARYREEIVINGLDYILEMMPVHIRNELSESVLASTMIILRMKDHASSGTPLMLPLSHDLGFEHFVGVSNRHKQLINQAKKLSLLEQPLLIEGETGTGKEMLARACHNRSERAAFPFLVLSCASMPDDVAETELFGHAPGTFNHQSGHKGIFELADGGTIFLDEIGEMSPHLQIKLLRFLQDGTFRRVGEEHEQHVDVRIIASTRHNLAGLAESGQFREDLFYRLNVLTITIPPLRERPADILPLLELFVTRHARQMGMKKPGLADEVVDKLSHCPWPGNMRQLENIVLRALTEIQDGMLELEHFHLPQVDKMSDGVGQLNLDGSLDDIMSDYEAKVLTKLYQSFPSSRKLAKRLSVSHTSIANKLRDYHIRKN, from the coding sequence GTGCGTCTCGAAGTTTTTTGTGAAGACAGACTCGGGCTAACCCGGGAATTACTGGACATTCTGGCCTCAAGAAAGATTGATTTAAGAGGCATTGAAATTGATGTTTCAGGTATCATTTATCTGAACTGTCCTGATATTGATTTTGCAACATTTAGCGAGTTAATGGCTCAAATCCGGATGATCTCCGGAGTAAAGGATGTTCGCAAAGTCCAGTTTATGCCGATAGAAAGGCATAATACTGAATTGATCTCATTGTTAAATAATTTGCCTGATGCTGTTCTGTCTATTGATATGAAAGGCACGATTGATATGGCAAATTACGCTGCATTGTCTTTATTTGCCAAACAAAAAGATGAGGTGATTGGCATCCCGATTACGGGACTGATTCAATCATTTAATTTTTCCCGCTGGCTTGAAGGAAATAAAGCCCGTTACCGGGAAGAAATCGTGATTAACGGGCTGGACTATATTCTGGAAATGATGCCGGTTCATATCAGAAATGAGCTGAGTGAATCGGTTCTGGCAAGCACGATGATTATTCTCAGGATGAAAGATCACGCATCTTCCGGTACGCCGTTAATGTTACCCCTCAGTCATGATTTAGGTTTTGAACACTTTGTTGGTGTTTCTAACCGGCATAAGCAGTTGATCAATCAGGCGAAGAAATTATCGCTGCTTGAACAACCGCTCTTAATTGAAGGTGAGACCGGAACGGGTAAAGAAATGCTGGCCAGAGCCTGTCACAACCGTTCTGAGCGTGCAGCTTTTCCGTTTCTGGTACTGAGCTGCGCCTCAATGCCGGATGATGTGGCGGAGACGGAACTCTTTGGTCACGCACCGGGAACGTTTAATCATCAGTCGGGGCATAAAGGTATTTTTGAACTGGCGGATGGCGGCACGATTTTTCTCGATGAGATCGGTGAGATGAGTCCTCATCTTCAGATTAAGCTGCTGCGTTTTCTTCAGGATGGCACTTTCAGACGGGTCGGGGAAGAACATGAACAGCATGTGGATGTCAGAATCATTGCCTCGACACGGCATAATCTTGCAGGTCTGGCTGAGTCTGGTCAGTTCAGGGAAGATTTATTTTACCGGCTGAATGTGCTGACGATAACGATTCCTCCGTTAAGAGAACGTCCGGCGGATATCCTGCCGTTGCTTGAACTGTTTGTAACCCGGCATGCCCGTCAGATGGGAATGAAAAAGCCCGGGCTTGCTGATGAGGTGGTGGACAAACTGTCTCATTGTCCGTGGCCGGGTAACATGCGTCAGCTGGAGAATATCGTGTTAAGAGCTTTAACCGAAATTCAGGATGGTATGCTGGAACTGGAGCATTTTCATTTGCCACAGGTGGATAAAATGTCCGATGGCGTGGGTCAGCTGAATCTGGACGGTTCGCTTGATGACATAATGAGTGATTACGAAGCAAAAGTTTTGACTAAATTGTACCAGTCATTTCCGTCAAGCCGGAAACTGGCGAAACGCCTGAGTGTTTCCCATACCTCAATTGCCAATAAGCTGAGAGATTATCATATTCGTAAAAACTAA
- the rimJ gene encoding ribosomal protein S5-alanine N-acetyltransferase, translated as MQNHIYDIDEDIVIRTARVEDARMITKYFCHNREYLRPWEPQREPGFFEQKGWTQKLIKLEELRQLGLGFYILILDLPSNQMLGTISFSQITRFPLYGCFVGYSLAENAQGKGVMTRALKMACRYMFKVQNLHRISATYMPFNHRSEAVLKRVGFEHEGTTKDYLLIDGKWQDHHMTSLINPEWKNNR; from the coding sequence ATGCAGAATCATATTTATGATATCGATGAAGATATTGTCATTCGTACCGCCCGGGTTGAAGATGCCCGGATGATTACAAAGTATTTTTGTCATAACAGAGAGTACCTTCGTCCCTGGGAACCACAGCGGGAACCTGGTTTTTTTGAGCAAAAGGGATGGACGCAAAAGCTGATAAAGCTTGAAGAGTTGCGGCAGTTAGGACTGGGTTTTTATATTTTGATTCTGGATTTGCCGTCAAATCAAATGTTGGGGACAATTTCTTTCAGTCAGATAACCCGTTTTCCTTTATATGGTTGCTTTGTCGGTTATTCGCTGGCAGAAAATGCGCAGGGGAAAGGGGTGATGACCCGGGCGCTGAAAATGGCATGCCGTTATATGTTTAAAGTGCAAAACCTGCATCGTATCAGTGCGACCTATATGCCTTTTAATCATCGTAGTGAAGCTGTTCTGAAACGGGTTGGTTTTGAGCATGAAGGTACAACAAAGGATTATTTGTTAATTGACGGGAAGTGGCAGGACCACCATATGACATCTTTAATTAACCCTGAGTGGAAAAATAACCGTTAA
- a CDS encoding HD domain-containing protein: protein MERLKKQLELVIELDRLKSILRRTRVKSAEGRLENTAEHSWHVAIMAILLEEYANEPVDISKVVQMLLFHDIVEIDAGDTFIYDSESAQHQEEAELKAAERLFGILPDDQGQKYLALWKEFEEAVTPEARFAKALDRLIPVMLNYCNEGQSWKEYGVHKHQVLSMNQRIEQGSECLWDYALEIIDQAANNNWLKL, encoded by the coding sequence ATCGAACGTCTGAAAAAGCAGCTTGAGTTGGTGATTGAATTAGATCGGCTGAAAAGTATATTAAGGCGGACAAGGGTTAAAAGCGCTGAAGGACGTTTGGAAAATACGGCTGAACATAGCTGGCATGTCGCCATCATGGCGATTTTACTGGAAGAGTATGCCAATGAGCCGGTTGATATCAGTAAAGTTGTTCAAATGTTGTTATTTCATGACATTGTTGAAATCGATGCCGGTGATACCTTTATCTACGATTCTGAATCAGCACAGCATCAGGAAGAAGCTGAGTTAAAAGCGGCTGAGCGGCTGTTTGGTATCTTACCCGATGATCAGGGACAAAAATATTTAGCCCTGTGGAAAGAATTTGAAGAAGCGGTGACGCCGGAAGCCCGCTTCGCGAAGGCGCTTGATCGTTTAATACCCGTGATGCTGAATTACTGTAATGAAGGGCAAAGCTGGAAAGAATACGGTGTCCATAAACATCAGGTTCTGTCAATGAATCAACGAATAGAGCAGGGCTCAGAATGTTTGTGGGATTATGCGCTGGAAATTATTGATCAGGCCGCAAACAATAACTGGCTTAAACTTTAA
- a CDS encoding GNAT family N-acetyltransferase: MPTTKIRFARTEDLVQLEKMMYDLHDEHHIACPEHFKTAQEVLQEKQINDYLDSPEALIFIACHENIIVGFITGHFAELISMVSKPVLMGSIDELFVSPAFRSRGIGRKLLDRLIREFEDYGIEQIFVEVWAFNQSAQKLYQQLGFDHHIHWLRKSVK, from the coding sequence ATGCCAACAACTAAAATCCGCTTTGCCCGTACTGAAGATCTTGTCCAGCTGGAAAAGATGATGTACGACCTTCATGATGAGCATCATATTGCCTGTCCTGAGCATTTTAAAACAGCGCAGGAAGTGCTGCAGGAAAAGCAGATTAATGATTATCTGGATTCTCCGGAAGCATTGATATTTATTGCCTGTCATGAAAATATCATCGTCGGGTTTATTACCGGTCATTTTGCAGAATTGATCTCGATGGTCAGTAAGCCGGTATTAATGGGCAGTATTGATGAGTTGTTTGTTTCTCCGGCATTTCGCTCCCGGGGTATCGGCCGGAAATTACTGGATCGCCTGATTCGTGAGTTTGAAGATTATGGCATTGAGCAGATATTCGTTGAAGTCTGGGCATTTAATCAATCTGCTCAAAAATTGTATCAGCAACTGGGTTTTGACCACCATATTCACTGGCTGAGAAAATCTGTTAAATAA